Proteins encoded in a region of the Orcinus orca chromosome 8, mOrcOrc1.1, whole genome shotgun sequence genome:
- the CCDC88B gene encoding coiled-coil domain-containing protein 88B isoform X3, with protein MDGGKGPRIRDFLSGSLATWALGLAGLVGEPEGEEEEEGEGPLCPETRFLRLSDGALLLRVLGVIAPSSRGGPQMIRGHDGPAAWRLWNLNHLWGRLRDFYQEELQLLILSPPPDLQALGFDPFSEEAVEELEGILRLLLGASVQCEHRELFIRHIQGLSLEVQSELAAAIQEVTQPGAGLVLALAGPEPGELAPPELEMLSRSLVGTLLRLVRERDMGAQRLAELLLERQLAAPSLPEAPARTPPEGASHHLALQLANTKAQLRHVRQELEEKAELLLDSQVEVQGLEAEIRRLRQEAQALSGQAKRAELYREEAEALRERAGRLPRLQEELRRCRERLQAAEACKGQLEEERALSAALEASKALLEEQLDASQERCARLHETQRENLLLRTRLGEAHAELSSLRHQVDQLAEENVELELELQRSLEPAPGSPGEAPLPGAAPSLHEEVREAEAGRLRTLERENRELRGLLRALQGQPGGQHPLLEEPSEDSVIPEPDSAPQTRLASDHGPQGLAGQAGDEGPQALDLAPLASDSALEGLAECPQASDLDPKVVERPLQAAVTAPVGTMAQKSGPAVGGQESLQKAGLGAPLQNPATVAPPQGPDIKIQAQLSLGGETGESVPEALGLRQEDPESKSGLSEPSLCGQLEETLDQRLDLPKGRAEAREHEQKLERMVGDPAQQKPQQKLEGAPEAQTWEGRIPGEILAGGVPEQEALKEEVARLRREAEALRAELEAQAWRLEARGTEAARLSEELAQAQRAEAEAHREVEAQARELARLREAVEAAGRELEAASRERGALVEVLAATGRERRQWEREAPRLRARAEAAEEQLQVLQSESRRHLEEAERERRERQALQEELEKATARGQELGARLEHLQRELERATLEHQEFLREQEVQHQRYRGLEQRLEAELQVAATSKEEALLALKTRALQLEEELFQLRQGAVGQGPEKQAEQRVTEAQSARLIEVERSNATLAAEKAALQGQLQHLEGQLGSLRGRAQELLLQSQRAQEQSSCLQAEKSVLELQGQELHRKLGVLEEEVQAARRSQEETRGQQQALLRDHEALAQLQRRQEAELEGLLARHRDLKANMRALELAHRELQGRHEQLQAQRAHVEAQEVALLAERERLVQDGHRQRGLEEELRRLQSEHDRAQMLLAEVSQERGELQGERGELRGRLARLELERAQLEAQSLRLRESNQQLDLSACRLATQCELLTELRSAQEEENRQLLAEVQALSRENRELLERSLESRDHLHREQREYLDQLNALRREKQKLVEKIMDQYRVLEPGPLPRTKVPLTGTRAPGPELPVLAG; from the exons ATGGATGGGGGCAAGGGGCCCAGGATCAGAGACTTCCTGAGTGGGAGCCTGGCCACCTGG GCGCTGGGCCTGGCCGGGCTGGTGGGGGAGccggagggggaagaggaggaggaaggagaggggcctCTTTGTCCGGAGACGAGGTTCTTACGCCTCAGCGACGGGGCCCTGCTCCTCCGGGTGCTGGGCGTCAT TGCCCCCAGTTCCCGAGGCGGCCCTCAAATGATCAGGGGCCACGATGGGCCCGCAGCCTGGCGGCTGTGGAACCTGAACCACCTGTGGGGCCGGCTGAGGGACTTCTACCAG GAGGAGCTGCAGCTGCTGATCCTGTCTCCACCCCCAGACCTCCAGGCGCTGGGGTTTGACCCCTTCTCAG aggaggcggtggaggagctGGAAGGCATCCTTAGGCTACTGCTGGGGGCATCAGTGCAG TGTGAGCACCGGGAGCTGTTCATCCGGCACATCCAGGGCCTCAGCCTGGAGGTCCAGAGTGAGCTGGCTGCTGCCATCCAGGAG GTGACCCAGCCCGGGGCCGGCTTGGTGCTGGCGCTGGCTGGGCCCGAGCCTGGGGAGCTGGCGCCTCCGGAGCTGGAGATGCTGTCCCGGAGCCTGGTGGGGACACTGTTGAGGCTGGTTCGGGAGCGGGACATGGGGGCCCAG CGGCTGGCTGAGTTGCTGCTGGAGCGGCAGCTGGCGGCCCCCTCGCTGCCTGAGGCTCCTGCCAGGACTCCCCCGGAGGGCGCCTCACACCACCTGGCCCTGCAGCTGGCCAACACCAAGGCCCAACTGCGGCACGTCCGGCAGGAGCT GGAGGAGAAAGCCGAGCTGCTGCTAGATTCCCAGGTGGAGGTGCAGGGCTTGGAGGCCGAAATTCGAAGGCTCCGCCAGGAG GCCCAGGCGCTGTCGGGACAGGCCAAGCGGGCCGAGCTGTACCGCGAGGAGGCGGAGGCGCTGCGGGAGCGGGCCGGACGCCTGCCCCGCCTGCAGGAGGAACTGCGACGCTGCCGGGAGCGGCTGCAGGCAGCAGAGGCCTGCAAGGGCCAGCTGGAG GAGGAGCGGGCGCTCTCTGCGGCTCTGGAAGCTTCGAAGGCGCTGCTGGAGGAGCAGCTGGACGCCTCTCAGGAGCGCTGTGCTCGGCTGCATGAGACCCAGCGGGAGAACCTGCTGCTGCGGACCCGGCTGGGCGAGGCCCATGCG GAGCTGAGCTCTCTGCGGCATCAGGTGGACCAGCTGGCAGAGGAGAACGTGGAGCTGGAGTTGGAGCTTCAGCGGAGCCTGGAGCCAGCCCCAGGCTCTCCTGGGGAGG CGCCCCTGCCAGGAGCGGCTCCCTCTCTGCATGAAGAAGTgagggaggcagaggctgggcGGCTGCGGACCCTGGAGCGGGAGAATCGGGAGCTTCGAGGCCTGCTCCGGGCGCTGCAGGGGCAGCCGGGTGGCCAG CACCCCCTGCTGGAGGAGCCGAGCGAGGACTCCGTGATTCCAGAGCCAGACTCAGCTCCCCAGACTCGGCTGGCCTCAGACCATGGCCCCCAGGGCTTGGCTGGTCAGGCAGGGGATGAAGGCCCCCAGGCTTTGGACCTGGCTCCCCTGGCATCAGATTCAGCCCTCGAGGGGTTAGCTGAGTGTCCTCAGGCATCTGATTTGGACCCAAAGGTGGTGGAGAGGCCCCTCCAGGCGGCTGTCACGGCGCCTGTAGGCACGATGGCCCAGAAGTCAGGCCCCGCTGTAGGGGGACAGGAGTCCCTGCAGAAGGCTGGCCTTGGAGCCCCTCTCCAGAACCCTGCCACTGTGGCCCCACCTCAGGGTCCAGATATCAAAATTCAGGCCCAGCTGTCGCTGGGAGGAGAGACTGGAGAGTCGGTGCCTGAGGCCTTGGGGCTGAGACAGGAGGACCCTGAGAGCAAATCTGGACTCTCGGAGCCCAGCCTCTGTGGGCAGTTGGAGGAGACCCTAGACCAGAGGCTGGACCTACCCAAGGGGCGAGCAGAGGCCAGAGAGCATGAACAGAAGTTGGAGAGGATGGTCGGGGACCCAGCCCAACAAAAACCACAGCAGAAGCTGGAGGGGGCTCCTGAGGCCCAGACCTGGGAGGGGAGGATCCCAGGGGAGATCCTGGCCGGTGGTGTCCCAGAGCAGGAGGCCCTCAAGGAGGAGGTGGCACGGCTGAGGAGAGAGGCTGAGGCTCTTCGAGCTGAGCTGGAGGCCCaggcctggaggctggaggcccGAGGCACGGAGGCCGCCCGCCTCTCCGAGGAGCTGGCTCAGGCACAGAGGGCAGAGGCCGAGGCCCACCGGGAGGTGGAGGCCCAGGCCCGGGAGCTGGCCCGGCTGCGGGAGGCGGTGGAGGCCGCCGGCCGGGAGCTGGAGGCTGCGTCGCGGGAACGGGGGGCGCTGGTGGAGGTGCTGGCAGCGACGGGCCGCGAGCGGAGGCAGTGGGAGCGAGAGGCGCCCAGGCTGCGGGCCCGGGCCGAGGCGGCCGAGGAGCAGTTGCAGGTGCTGCAGAGCGAGAGCCGCCGGCACCTGGAGGAGGCCGAGAGGGAGCGCCGGGAGAGGCAGGCCCTCCAGGAG GAGCTAGAGAAGGCCACGGCGCggggccaggagctgggggcccGGCTGGAGCATCTGCAGAGGGAGCTGGAACGGGCGACTCTGGAGCACCAGGAATTTCTGCGGGAGCAGGAGGTCCAGCACCAAAG GTACCGGGGCCTGGAGCAGCGGCTGGAAGCTGAGCTGCAGGTGGCGGCCACCAGCAAGGAGGAGGCGCTGCTGGCACTCAAAACGAGGGCCCTGCAGCTGGAGGAGGAGCTGTTCCAG CTGCGCCAGGGTGCTGTGGGACAGGGGCCTGAGAAGCAGGCTGAGCAGAGGGTCACGGAGGCCCAGAGCGCGCGGCTCATTGAGGTGGAGCGCAGC AACGCAACGCTGGCCGCCGAGAAGGCGGCTCTGCAGGGGCAGCTGCAGCACCtggaggggcagctggggagcCTGCGGGGGCGCGCCCAGGAGCTGCTGCTGCAGAGTCAGCGGGCACAGGAGCAGAGCAGCTGCCTGCAG GCTGAGAAGTCTGTACTGGAGCTGCAGGGCCAGGAGCTGCACAGGAAGCTGGGGGTGCTGGAGGAAGAGGTGCAGGCGGCGCGGCGCTCCCAGGAGGAGACCCGCGGGCAGCAGCAGGCCCTGCTTCGGGATCACGAGGCCCTGGCACAGCTGCAGCGGCGGCAGGAGGCTGAGCTAGAGGGGCTGCTGGCCCGGCACCGCGACCTCAAGGCCAACATGCGGGCACTGGAGCTGGCCCACCGGGAGCTGCAGGGCCG GCACGAGCAGCTGCAGGCCCAGAGGGCCCACGTGGAGGCGCAGGAGGTGGCCCTGCTGGCAGAGCGCGAACGCCTGGTGCAGGACGGGCATCGGCAGCGGGGCCTGGAGGAGGAGCTCCGGAGGCTGCAGAGTGAGCATGACAG AGCTCAGATGCTGCTGGCGGAGGTGTCCCAGGAGCGAGGTGAGCTGCAGGGGGAACGTGGGGAGCTGCGGGGCCGGCTGGCGAGGCTGGAGCTGGAGCGGGCACAGCTGGAGGCGCAGAGCCTGCGACTGCGAGAGTCCAACCAGCAGTTGGACCTGAGCGCCTGCCGGCTGGCCACACAGTGTGAG CTGTTGACGGAGCTCCGGAGCGCCCAGGAAGAGGAGAACCGGCAGCTGCTGGCCGAGGTGCAGGCTCTGAGCCGGGAGAACCGGGAGCTCCTGGAGCGCAGCCTGGAGAGCCGGGACCACCTGCACCGCGAGCAGCGCGAGTACCT gGACCAGCTCAATGCCCTGCGCCGGGAGAAGCAGAAGCTGGTGGAGAAGATCATGGACCAGTACCGCGTgctggaacctgggcccctgccccGGACCAA GGTCCCCCTCACCGGCACCCGTGCGCCGGgcccagagctccctgtgcttgCGGGATGA